One genomic window of Pocillopora verrucosa isolate sample1 chromosome 8, ASM3666991v2, whole genome shotgun sequence includes the following:
- the LOC131778849 gene encoding E3 ubiquitin-protein ligase TRIM71: MAQSSIIAGVIVEDIARHLNCRLCRRLIRTPKLLPCLHSFCQVCIRGFAEKLAPGEFLACPLCETDAKVSKEELEDLPTNFFLDNMLDIALINSSDREPVPCSNCDSLNSPATSRCVDCGEFLCLNCYNVHKRIRQTKEHRILTISELLASKTGEDLHRPAFCRIHHSEPLKYYCETCNEAVCRDCVLIEHRQHKYDYIKDSKKIQKQKAVMENLFEECSGNIPFLEKSIKEIQSISDTLRGRLAAVKAEIREATLHQIKVLKEKERQLLMEADKIYNAKSPILKRQKDQLQDEFTKFKTGCDFSEQVLKYANEVELLSLKTPITERLTELNNTKLDCKPHENSELKYEVNSKEAEPVVAHSLGTLKTSGPHLVLEDMEVAPTMNGRTNGYSEDTVTREVPLSVELRDPNGVLLPPETIHQADGQSFSAYHPFFNGNFSFSVFIRGQVVEGFPLDINIGDIRPRVRSAKRAIAGSGSKFGKLGDPQGVAVSEDGNVIVSDSRNHRLQVFDMDGNFQFLFGAPGSREGHFQFPSGVAVTSEGDIVVADTMNNRIQIFTKDGKFIKKFGKETMEGERLYQPYGVAVDNQGRIFVVDRGKARVVVFNEKGQVLFTFGSLGDGRGQFNCPSAVAVNSKGHVIITDFGNDRVQVFGSKGQFLFKFGKSGKADGELNWPTGVVTDADDHIIVSDSYNHRIQIFNEDGSFMTRFGSEGSKRGQFKRPEGVAVTKQGNIVVADWGNDRIQVF, encoded by the exons ATGGCCCAGTCTTCGATAATTGCCGGAGTCATCGTGGAAGACATAGCAAGACATCTAAACTGTCGACTTTGCAGGAGATTAATTCGAACACCGAAACTTTTGCCTTGCCTACACTCGTTTTGCCAAGTTTGTATCCGAGGCTTTGCAGAGAAACTCGCTCCGGGCGAATTTCTGGCTTGTCCGCTGTGCGAAACGGATGCTAAAGTTTCAAAGGAAGAATTGGAAGATCTACCGACAAATTTCTTTCTCGATAATATGTTGGATATTGCTTTGATAAACTCGAGCGACAGAGAACCGGTTCCTTGCTCAAATTGCGACTCGCTGAACTCTCCGGCAACCTCTCGATGCGTGGACTGCGGCGAGTTTCTTTGCCTGAATTGCTACAACGTTCACAAAAGGATTCGCCAGACGAAAGAACACAGGATTTTGACAATTTCCGAACTTCTTGCCAGTAAAACTGGCGAGGATTTACACCGTCCTGCTTTCTGTAGGATACATCACAGCGAGCCCTTGAAATATTATTGTGAGACCTGCAATGAAGCTGTGTGCCGAGATTGCGTGTTGATTGAACATCGACAACACAAGTACGACTACATTAAAGACTCcaaaaagatacaaaaacaaaaggctgtcatggagaatttgtttgaagagTGCTCGGGGAACATTCCGTTTTTGGAAAAGTCTATTAAGGAAATCCAAAGTATTTCTGACACGTTGCGAGGAAGGCTTGCGGCAGTTAAAGCTGAAATTCGGGAGGCCACTTTACATCAGATCAAAGTTCTaaaggaaaaagagagacaATTACTGATGGAGGCCGACAAAATTTACAACGCAAAGTCGCCTATTTTAAAACGCCAAAAAGACCAGCTCCAAGATGAATTCACGAAATTTAAGACAGGATGTGATTTTTCAGAGCAGGTTTTAAAATATGCGAACGAAGTGGAACTGCTGTCGTTAAAAACTCCCATAACAGAAAGGTTGACGGAACTGAATAATACAAAACTTGATTGTAAACCACACGAAAACTCCGAGCTCAAATACGAAGTAAACAGTAAGGAAGCAGAGCCTGTGGTCGCTCACTCTTTGGGAACTCTTAAAACCAGCGGGCCGCATTTAGTACTGGAAGACATGGAGGTGGCGCCAACAATGAATGGAAGAACGAACGGGTACAGCGAAGATACCGTTACAAGGGAGGTACCCCTCTCTGTGGAGTTAAGAGACCCCAATGGGGTTCTATTACCACCCGAGACAATTCATCAAG CTGATGGTCAGTCTTTCTCTGCATATCATCCTTTCTTTAATGGAAATTTCTCGTTTTCTGTGTTTATTCGCGGACAAGTCGTGGAAGGCTTTCCGCTGGACATAAATATTGGTGATATAAGGCCTCGTGTTCGAAGCGCCAAGAGAGCAATCGCAGGGAGTGGGTCTAAGTTTGGAAAGTTAGGAGATCCCCAGGGGGTGGCAGTGAGTGAAGATGGCAATGTTATCGTCAGTGACTCGCGGAATCATCGTCTGCAG GTTTTTGACATGGATGGAAACTTCCAGTTCCTCTTCGGCGCACCCGGAAGTCGAGAAGGTCATTTCCAGTTTCCCAGCGGTGTAGCCGTGACCAGTGAGGGGGACATCGTTGTAGCAGATACCATGAACAATAGAATCCAG ATTTTTACGAAAGACGGAAAGTTCATTAAGAAGTTTGGTAAAGAAACGATGGAAGGAGAGCGCCTCTATCAGCCATACGGAGTAGCTGTCGACAACCAAGGTCGTATCTTCGTCGTAGACCGCGGCAAAGCTCGAGTGGTAGTTTTCAACGAGAAAGGTCAAGTTCTATTCACGTTTGGTAGCCTTGGCGATGGAAGAGGACAATTCAACTGCCCTTCAGCTGTGGCAGTAAACAGTAAAGGCCACGTGATCATCACTGACTTCGGAAACGACCGGGTGCAGGTTTTCGGCTCGAAAGGCCAGTTTCTATTCAAGTTCGGAAAGAGCGGGAAAGCCGACGGCGAACTTAACTGGCCAACTGGAGTAGTTACGGATGCCGACGATCACATCATCGTAAGCGACTCGTATAATCATcgtattcaaattttcaacgagGACGGTTCGTTTATGACCCGATTCGGAAGCGAAGGGAGTAAGAGAGGGCAGTTCAAGAGACCAGAAGGAGTGGCTGTTACGAAACAGGGAAACATCGTTGTTGCTGATTGGGGTAATGACAGAATACAGGTGTTTTGA
- the LOC131779029 gene encoding cleavage and polyadenylation specificity factor subunit 6-like, giving the protein MAGEGGVDIDLYATVDEFEPEVTGQHLGSEGLDLYDDVLTTGGVEDEALQAHYEDDVVAVDIAPEPAMPVQQGVYEYKSYTTVHPKSAAGRISHTYYERNKGKPLYVGNLTWWTNDQELTEYLQECGVTDLLNIKFFENRTNGQSKGFAMIELGSETSALLVTEKLPKMEIHGQYPVVTPATKQFLQQFEAQSRKNNPGSGGGSHSEQENQGYQQGGRGFGYNRGGFRGRGGFPVRPGMGRGFEHGPPPGDMGRGAPWMGPGHMVMPRHPTPGMPPFYGEHPPAYNPMMQPPQVEKPLGPMPPQMHVPQQPPPPGAGPMVDHRAAGMVPGFPKAPVAPHVNPAFFPEGPPPETFLAAGTTGVGATQFLPRPGDEFSESMKRNQMLASTAIKRAMSDANAGDYESGIETLVGAISLIKQSPTAAEERCQVLVQSLQDCLQGLEMQLLERRSTGSKHHYSDKDDYEGETREKRHRRRRSRSRSRDRDRRSRSRDKRSRSRDRDRRRHR; this is encoded by the exons ATGGCTGGTGAAGGTGGTGTTGACATTGATTTGTATGCAACAGTAGATGAATTTGAGCCAGAAGTGACTGGACAG CACCTTGGAAGTGAAGGCTTGGACCTGTATGATGATGTACTAACAACTGGAGGAGTTGAGGATGAAGCGTTACAAGCACAT TATGAAGATGACGTCGTTGCAGTTGATATTGCTCCTGAACCAGCCATGCCAGTACAGCAAG GAGTTTATGAATACAAATCATACACAACAGTCCATCCTAAATCAGCAGCAGGACGAATCTCACACACCtactatgaaagaaacaaaggaaaacccCTATATGTTGGCAACTTGACATGG TGGACAAATGATCAAGAATTAACAGAATATTTGCAAGAGTGTGGTGTAACAGATCTGCTGAACATTAAGTTCtttgaaaacagaacaaatggTCAATCCAAAGG CTTTGCAATGATTGAGCTTGGCTCTGAGACATCAGCCTTACTTGTTACAGAAAAATTGCCCAAAAT GGAGATTCATGGACAATATCCAGTTGTCACACCAGCTACTAAACAGTTTTTGCAACAGTTTGAAGCTCAATCTAGGAAAA ATAATCCTGGAAGTGGGGGAGGTAGCCACAGTGAACAGGAAAACCAAGGATATCAACAAGGTGGTAGAGGGTTTGGTTACAACCGCGGAGGTTTCAGAGGGCGGGGTGGATTCCCTGTGCGTCCAGGGATGGGAAGAGGGTTTGAGCATGGACCTCCACCTGGGGATATGGGCCGTGGAGCACCTTGGATGG GACCAGGTCATATGGTAATGCCAAGACATCCCACTCCTGGAATGCCACCTTTTTATGGAGAGCACCCACCTGCTTACAATCCAATGATGCAACCTCCCCAAGTGGAAAAACCTCTTGGTCCAATGCCGCCTCAAATGCATGTTCCACAG CAACCCCCTCCACCCGGAGCTGGACCAATGGTGGATCATCGAGCTGCAG GTATGGTTCCAGGATTCCCCAAAGCACCCGTTGCACCACATGTGAATCCAGCATTCTTTCCTGAGGGGCCACCG ccaGAGACATTCTTGGCAGCTGGAACTACAGGTGTCGGTGCAACGCAATTTTTGCCAAGGCCAG gTGATGAGTTTAGTGAGTCcatgaaaagaaatcaaatgcTTGCAAGTACCGCTATCAAACGAGCTATGTCCGATGCTAATGCTG GCGACTACGAGAGTGGAATTGAAACACTAGTGGGAGCCATATCGCTTATTAAACAATCCCCAACGGCTGCAGAAGAGAGATGCCAG GTCCTAGTACAGTCGTTACAAGATTGTTTGCAAGGACTGGAAATGCAGCTACTAGAAAGGAG GTCGACTGGCAGTAAACACCATTACAGCGACAAAGATGATTACGAGGgcgaaacaagagaaaaacgcCACAGACGCAGACGGTCACGGTCAAGATCGCGTGATAGGGACCGAAGGTCAAGATCGCGTGACAAACGTTCGAGATCGCGTGACAGAGACCGCCGTCGCCATAGATGA